Part of the Anopheles gambiae chromosome 3, idAnoGambNW_F1_1, whole genome shotgun sequence genome is shown below.
GGCGATGAACGATTCCGGCATTCTGGGCAGAGAAtcacaaaattgataaactGGCAAAGGCAGCGTAGCAACTCGCGCAAGCCGGATAGAAGTTTAGCTGCTGAAACACGCTTTTCCTGGGGAAAAATGGTGAAACTGGTGCTTGTTGTTTGCGGCTTCGCTGCCGTACTTGCCGGCGCGTTCGTGCAAGCGGCAATTGACATGGAGATAGAAAACAGAGCCGTCGATCGGACAATAGATCTGACCTCACAATTGGTGAAAATTTCCTACAAAATAACTCTAGAACACAAGTCGAAGCTGCCCATCAGCACTTACCTGTTCGTTGTGCCGGAAGTGGACCGAGAGAAGTTGTCCTTCATCTCAGCGAAGGATTCCTCCAAGAAGGAGCTGAAGCTCACGGAAACCACCACCCCGAAGGGGGTGACGTTCAGCATGACCCTGCCGGCCGGTGCATCGAACCCAGTCGTATACATCGAGACGGTGTTCACGAAATCGCTCAAGCCGTTCCCTTCGTCCATCACCCAAAGCGAGCGGCAGCTGGTGCAGTACTTTGGCAACGTTTACTTCTACTCTCCGTACCCGACGGTGACGCAGAAAACGACGGTCCATCTAAGCTCCCGCAATGTGGAAAGCTACACCCAGTTCAAGCCGAGCGCCCAATCGGACAGCACTGTTACGTACGGACCGTACGATAACGTGGCAGGTATGAATGCGGGATCACCATCACAAGACCATTTGTTGTAAGTGTGTTAACGTTTGCCCGATGTTATCAATTGCAGCTTTCTCCCACGAACCGATGACGATTCACTTCGAAAACTTTACTCCATTCCTCACCGTGACCCGGCTGGAGCGTACTATTGAGGTATCGCACTGGGGCAACATTGCCGTGGAGGAAACGATCGATATCGTCCACTCGGGAGCCACGCTGAAGGGGGCGTTCTCACGCTACGACTACCAGAAGGATGCCCGCTCGAACCAGCCCAGCGTGAAATCGTACAAAACGCTTCTGCCGGCCTCGGCCACCGGCGTTTACTACCGTGACACCAATGGCAACATCTCCACCTCCGCCCTGCGCACACTGAAGGATGCGGTCGAGCTGGATCTTCGCCCACGGTTCCCCCTGTTCGGCGGCTGGCGCACCCACTACACGCTCGGTTACAATGTGCCGAGCTTCGAATACCTGTTCCAGAACGGCGACAACTTCCTGCTGAAGATGCGCGTGATCGATCACATCTTTGACGACATGATGATCGACGAGGTCGTGACGAAGGTTATCCTGCCCGAGGGTGCCAACAACATTAAGCTGATCGCGCCTTACTCAATCCAACGGCACCCGGATACGCTGCACTACACTTACCTGGACACATTCGGCCGTCCGGTGATTTCCTTCAGCAAGCGCAATCTGGTCGAAAATCACATCAACGACTTTAATCTTAAGTACAACTTTTCACGCGTCATGATGCTGCAGGAACCGTTGCTGGTGGTGG
Proteins encoded:
- the LOC1279594 gene encoding dolichyl-diphosphooligosaccharide--protein glycosyltransferase subunit 1 produces the protein MVKLVLVVCGFAAVLAGAFVQAAIDMEIENRAVDRTIDLTSQLVKISYKITLEHKSKLPISTYLFVVPEVDREKLSFISAKDSSKKELKLTETTTPKGVTFSMTLPAGASNPVVYIETVFTKSLKPFPSSITQSERQLVQYFGNVYFYSPYPTVTQKTTVHLSSRNVESYTQFKPSAQSDSTVTYGPYDNVAAFSHEPMTIHFENFTPFLTVTRLERTIEVSHWGNIAVEETIDIVHSGATLKGAFSRYDYQKDARSNQPSVKSYKTLLPASATGVYYRDTNGNISTSALRTLKDAVELDLRPRFPLFGGWRTHYTLGYNVPSFEYLFQNGDNFLLKMRVIDHIFDDMMIDEVVTKVILPEGANNIKLIAPYSIQRHPDTLHYTYLDTFGRPVISFSKRNLVENHINDFNLKYNFSRVMMLQEPLLVVGFLYVLFLFVIIWMRLDFSIIKDKEPHQHKD